One window of Novosphingobium sp. P6W genomic DNA carries:
- a CDS encoding nucleotidyltransferase family protein, producing MRPAALILAGSRPGAPDPVAEAEGTAHKSLVEIAGQPMLAHVVHALREAGIERIAVSARDDKVRDLALLLGCEVLATGTGPSASVAIGLDALGAPLIVTTSDHALLRGEWVRDFLNDTPQGSDVAILLARREAIEAAMPGSKRTYLRFADGQWSGCNLFLLASGNAGLAIETWKMVEADRKRPWRIAARLGLGMLLGYALGRLTLAAAIARLGKRIGVSASLVAARDGLAAVDVDKPSDLADARTIMTARGAA from the coding sequence GTGAGGCCGGCAGCGCTCATCCTCGCCGGCTCACGCCCCGGCGCGCCCGACCCGGTCGCAGAGGCGGAAGGGACGGCGCACAAGTCGCTGGTGGAGATCGCCGGGCAGCCGATGCTCGCGCATGTCGTCCACGCCCTGCGCGAAGCAGGGATCGAGCGGATCGCGGTTTCGGCCCGCGACGACAAGGTGCGCGATCTTGCCCTGCTGCTCGGCTGCGAGGTGCTGGCGACCGGCACCGGCCCCAGCGCCAGCGTGGCGATCGGCCTCGACGCATTGGGCGCGCCGCTGATCGTCACCACCAGCGACCATGCGCTGCTGCGCGGCGAATGGGTGCGCGATTTTCTGAACGATACGCCGCAAGGCAGCGACGTTGCGATCCTGCTTGCCCGGCGCGAGGCCATCGAGGCCGCCATGCCCGGCAGCAAGCGCACCTACCTGCGCTTTGCCGACGGGCAATGGTCAGGCTGCAACCTGTTCCTGCTCGCCAGCGGCAACGCCGGGCTGGCGATCGAGACCTGGAAGATGGTCGAGGCAGACCGCAAGCGTCCCTGGCGCATCGCCGCGCGGCTCGGTCTGGGGATGCTGCTGGGCTATGCGCTGGGCCGGCTGACGCTGGCGGCGGCGATCGCAAGGCTGGGCAAGCGGATCGGCGTGAGCGCCAGCCTCGTCGCTGCGCGCGACGGGCTGGCGGCGGTGGACGTGGACAAGCCCTCCGACCTCGCGGATGCGCGGACGATCATGACGGCGCGCGGCGCCGCCTGA
- a CDS encoding DUF2141 domain-containing protein → MTTSPQGSIAMPRAMSAALAMAAAVGLAAPVSAQAEYRNEIRNEMGRCSADKGPGLMVTVDGIKASSGKVRVQAYRANSGEWLVKGKWLSRIEVPARAGSMSFCVPLPASGTYGVAVRHDVNGNGETDIRTDGGAMSNNPSINIFNLGKPSYTKVGVPVGGSVKSIRIQMKYM, encoded by the coding sequence ATGACGACCAGTCCCCAGGGATCGATCGCAATGCCCCGCGCGATGTCCGCAGCTCTGGCGATGGCCGCCGCAGTTGGCCTTGCCGCGCCGGTTTCGGCGCAGGCTGAGTATCGCAACGAGATTCGTAATGAGATGGGCCGCTGCTCCGCCGACAAGGGGCCGGGGCTGATGGTCACCGTGGACGGCATCAAGGCGTCATCGGGCAAGGTGCGCGTGCAGGCCTACCGCGCCAATTCGGGCGAATGGCTGGTGAAGGGCAAGTGGCTCTCACGCATCGAGGTTCCGGCGCGTGCGGGCAGCATGAGCTTCTGCGTGCCGCTGCCGGCTTCCGGTACATACGGCGTGGCCGTGCGTCATGATGTGAACGGCAATGGCGAGACCGATATCCGCACCGATGGCGGGGCGATGTCGAACAATCCCTCGATCAACATCTTCAACCTCGGCAAGCCCAGCTACACCAAGGTTGGCGTGCCGGTAGGCGGATCGGTCAAGTCGATCCGCATCCAGATGAAATATATGTAA
- the rpe gene encoding ribulose-phosphate 3-epimerase, with protein sequence MTIPLISPSILSADFARLGEEVRAIDEAGADWIHVDVMDGHFVPNITIGPAVVKALRPHSAKVFDVHLMISPVDSYLEAFADAGADYITVHPEAGPHVHRTVQTIHNLGKKAGISLNPATPAKMLDYLIDDIDLVLIMSVNPGFGGQSFISSQLRKIEAVRKMIDKTGRDIRLEVDGGVDAKTAPLCVSAGADVLVAGSATFRGGPSQYAANIQTLKGLA encoded by the coding sequence ATGACGATACCCCTGATTTCCCCCTCGATCCTGTCCGCCGACTTCGCACGGCTCGGCGAGGAAGTGCGCGCCATCGACGAAGCCGGCGCCGACTGGATCCATGTAGACGTGATGGACGGCCACTTCGTGCCCAACATCACCATCGGCCCTGCCGTGGTGAAGGCCCTGCGTCCGCACAGCGCCAAGGTTTTCGACGTCCACCTGATGATCTCGCCGGTCGACAGCTATCTCGAAGCCTTCGCCGATGCCGGCGCGGACTACATCACCGTCCATCCCGAAGCCGGTCCGCACGTCCACCGCACGGTGCAGACGATCCACAACCTGGGCAAGAAGGCTGGCATCTCGCTCAACCCGGCAACGCCTGCCAAGATGCTCGACTATCTGATCGACGACATCGACCTGGTGCTCATCATGAGCGTTAACCCCGGTTTCGGCGGCCAGAGCTTCATCTCAAGCCAGCTTCGCAAGATCGAGGCGGTGCGCAAGATGATCGACAAGACCGGCCGCGACATCCGCCTGGAAGTCGACGGCGGCGTCGATGCGAAAACCGCGCCGCTGTGCGTTTCGGCCGGCGCCGACGTGCTGGTGGCCGGATCGGCGACCTTCCGCGGCGGCCCGTCGCAGTACGCCGCTAATATCCAGACGCTCAAGGGCCTGGCATAA